DNA from Tursiops truncatus isolate mTurTru1 chromosome 8, mTurTru1.mat.Y, whole genome shotgun sequence:
AATGAGGTCAACTCATACTTGATATTCTTCATTGAATTTTAAGTACTTTCTTCTTAAAAAGTTGGGTCTTCCCTCTGAAAAACACCAACGTTAAAAAGAAATATGGcaacccacccccccaaaaaagcagCCTCTCTCATCCTTCTCACCCTACTGTTAGGTATAACGTTCTTATTAAAAGTGTGCTTAGGAACCGCTTACTAAAGTTAAACATGCTTTGGTATTATCACTGACCAGTCTTCATCTCTTTGCACAGGTGAGAACCCTCACATAGGCATAGATATGATAGACAATGATCAAGGCTCAAGCAGTCCCAGTAATGATGAAGCAGCAATGGCTGTCATAATGAGCCTCTTGGAAGCAGATGCTGGGCTCGGTGGTCCTGTTGACTTTAGCGACTTGCCATGGCCGCTGTAAACACTACATGTTGCTTTGGCGACAGCTACAGTATCAAAGTGCATTACTGATGGAGTTATACAGTCTGTGAAGCTTACCGGATAAGGAGAGAACAGCTTTTATGTACTGTCTTCATAAAAGCCATCTCAGAGCCATTGATACAAGTCAATCTTACTATGTGTAACTTCAGACAAAGTGGAACTAAGCCTGCTCCAGTGTTTCCTCATCATTGATGATTATTGGGCTAGCTGTGGATAGCTTGCattaattgtatattttggattctgtttgtgttgaattttttaatcAATCATTGTGCACAGAAGCATCATTGGTAGCTTTTATATGCAGATGGTCATTTCAGATGTATGGTGTTTTTACACTACAAAGAAGTTCCCCACGTGGATATTTCTTATACTAATTGTATCATAAAACCGTTTATTCTTCCTTGTAAGAATCCTTTACTATAAATATGGGTTAAAGTATAATGtattagttaaatatttttaataaatgtttcccttgttctataaatattgttcacatttcaaataattagaaaaatcctacagggaaaaaaatgccacAGGGCTGGCTCATCAATTTTCCATGGTGGGTGTGTGTTTAAGGATGAGCCACACCAAAAGCATTTACAGTGCTTTTCTGGCCTTCATAACAATTCTAGGACATACATAATTTCCCTGTAACTAGTTTAGCTGTACTGTATTTTTGCTATACTGTAATTTCAGTTTCTGTGAGAGCAAAGAAAGATGTTACTGCTTAAACACAAACTGCAAATCCTCtgaaattttacaaaatcaaGATTAGATAGAACAGACTGGCTTCTCGAATGTACAACTCCTCTACTACTCACAGCTGTATGGCTTCAAACAGTAAGTGACCCTGGACCCAAAGCACCTAAATACTTCTGATTTCTTCATGAATTGGGCCACagaatattaacaaaacaaaacaaaaacattttcatgaaaaatttgCTAGGCAGAACATCACAGTATAATGGAGAAAACACTGAACCGGTGTCAGAATTTGGCTCTGAAACTTACTTAAGGTTACTGTAGGACCTAGTAAAGGTATTTCATCCTTCATATCGGTTGggctagaaaatgaaaatattccctTTTCAGCTCTAACAATGTTttggatttatattttataattagtgGGGAATATAAGTGCCTCATCACACATATACCAAACTGGAGTTCCTTGAGCTACCTGGTTTCTAGTTATACTGACACCAACAAGACAGGATATCTGCTAATTATGAGATGGAAAATCTGGTCAAGGTGGTTATAAAGATCAGAAACATTaaaacaatggaattttattttgatgaaaaacGAGTTTACAATCATTTAGTAAATGAAGAGCAAACACTTCATCTTCCTATCCCATAActcaaaaaaaatcattagtaaataaatatctgtgaacaGATTAAGGGTAAGGCAGACTGGATAATAAACCACCTGATGTTCACACTCCCTGCATGTGACTCACTTGAAAAGGATGAAAACGGCACTGGAGATAACTGATATGGGCATTGAATCTCATCCTAATCATTCAAATAAGCCCAATGATACTCATTTTTTGCTCATCATGGGCAGCAAACTATACACATTTCACTGAAAGTATACTCTGATAGAAGcacttatttaaattatattgtgCATCACAACTACAAAAATGGCTTGAACAGTTCCACTTAACCACCATATATAAAGTGCAACTATATAATATTCTACATTTTATCTGGGGTGTGATGAATATCAACCTAGACTGAAAGTACCCCAGCTGCCAATTTCCACCACTTCTGAAAAGATCTAGATGTGTGAAAAAGGACTGTCCCCCATACAAAGAACCAATTCCACAAACCTACCggtaaacaaatacatttatataactGGAACCTCAAGATGCTAGAGTTGTACTCACTTAAAAAACCATTCAGCTACCTTTGGTCTTTAAAAAAGTCTACACTGCAATATCCTAAACATCTGTGCATCTCACAGTGCAGAGAGTGGCCTTGCAGTGCAGGATGAGGAGAGTGCAGCGTCACTGCGAAGAGTAGCATGCTATGGTTTCAAGCAACATCACCATCACAGCATCGGATTCTGTGCGTCAGGATCGAGGTCATTGTTGCTAGAAGGGGGATGGATAGGGAGAATATCCAGCTCATCCACTTGAGGAGTTGGGTGCATGACCACCAGCTGGTCCTGGGGAATGTCTGCGGCAGCTGCTGCAAGGTTGGTGATAGATTTACTCTTTACGCACTGAAAGTCTACATGCCgactctttccttcttccttctcccaagACATTCGAATAAAGGGCCTTTGGACATAGTTGTAAATCACTTCTGGGCGGCCCCCAggccttttctttactttttctttgtaggTTGGATAACCTGAAGGAGAGGGAGGTTTTAAAAACTGAggatacgcacacacacatgtatgcacaCCCACATGGGTCCCCACATTCCTCACCCAATTTAACCTAAAGAGGGTTACTGTAGTTcttgaacaaacaaaacaaagaagggaATTCAATATTCTATCCCCTTGGTCATTAGTTCAACAGCAAGAAACTGAAATTCTACTGATGTAATTCACAAAACCTCCCACCATCCACCAACTACCAGAATAACATGCGGAAAGCATGGAGGGGCTGGGTCCCTAATACAATGGTATGTAATCTAGTGCATCATGGGCTCTAGTTGTATATCCTTAATATCCCTGAACCCTTCCTTTCGCAGGATTATCTGGCCTCAAGGCCTGCAACTTACTGCAGTATTAgccttctacttttttttttttttttttttttttggtggtacatgggcttctcactgttgtggcctctcccgttgcggagcacaggctccggacgtgcaggctcagcggccatggctcacgggcccagccgctccgcggcatgtgggatcttcccggaccagggcacgaacccgtgtcccctgcatcggcaggaggactctcaaccactgcgccaccagggaagtccccgtagcCTTCTACTTTCTTTAAACGTAAATCTCATCTTcatatttttctgggtttttctttcctttttactgttAAGTGACAAGGAGCCGTAGAACTCTCCAGCTTCGCTAATTCCAGGTACTTCTGCACCTAGGTCAGCAAAGCCAATATTTTAACCCCTATATCATTTAAATGTTACTACTCCCAACAACCAGGCAGTTCATTTAGATTGGCAATGGACAAACTGCCAATGGCCAAAGCAgctgtggacaaaaaaaaaacgTTGCTTGCCATGTCAGTAAACAAGGATGTtgcggccatcaagccatcagccactgcagccacccccaccCAAGGATGctcctgaggggaattcaggatggagaaaaacaggatactggccctagacagTTAAGATGCGTATTAAAGGAATAATTGCAACAAGCCTAGACTTCGGCACCTCCCCAAACATAGAGAGGcgctaaaatcattaacttgagatgtctgtttttttgtgatGAACAGtaatcttctgatttttttttttttccagcaaaaactcctatatatcctggctcctcccttgcctctttggaacagtttctcagagctgtctgagaggctgtatcacaggctatagtcctcagtaaggccaccaaataaaacataattctgaacattcaggttgtgcatttttttcagtcaacacagCTTTCCCTAATTAATTATATCTTCCTCATCTTAGATGATAACCACTGAAGAGTAACAACTGGTAACAACCATCCTGGTTTCGGAAAAATTTCAGTCATTTACTAGTAAGGCAATTTCTCTGAAGACATACTTTCCTTAGATGCTATCAAaagttccttctctccttcccactaGCATGAATTGCTAGTTTAGACCAAGTACTGgtgaacattttctgtaaagggccagacggtaaatatttcaggcttgtaggccatatggtctctatcACACCCACTCAACTATGCTGTTGTAAAGTGAAatcagccacagacaatacataaattaATGAGCATgtctatgttccaataaaacttgatttatAAAAAACAGGTaatgggctggatttggcccataggCCGTAGTTAGACCATAgttagaatcagaaaaaaatacaaaggccTCACATAGTAGGGACTCAATTAAGGATTCTTGCATAGGAGGATGTTATGTAGGCATCGTAGGTAGCTAGTATATTTAGCCACGTGTGGCGTGTGTATGTGGTTGAGGTGAGGGGGAACAGGGGCAAGGACTAAATACCTTCTAAGGACCTTTTGTAGAATGTCTTCTTCGTTTCATACTTCCACTCAATTACCAGCTGAAGGGCAGCAGTAGAGATCAGAAAGGTTTCTACCCTCTATTATTCCCTTGTCCTTGATTGCTTTTGGACtattaaaagtctttaaaattccCATCTCAGTGTATTCCACTCTGCCCTCCACACAGAATCACCACTCTAACACAAGTGTAATCATATTACATCCTTGCTTTAAAACTACCAATGACGCCCTCATGCTTAAAGAGGAAGGTCCATCCTCCTCAGCACAGTATATAaggctttattttttacaatCTAGTTCCAACCCACTTGTCATCAGGCTTCAGATCAAATAACTGCTCCCCTGCCCACTCATCTAAAGTAGCTCCCTCCAGTTACCTTCTCTTTAGCTCTGAAAGGAAACAGCTAAATCCCATCGTTTGCAAAATCACAGAAGAGGGGACATACTGGTGAAGCTAACGTGTCCTCTTTTTTAAGCCCAAAGTTTCCTCCCCTTCCCACAAAGACCCTGTTTCTGGTCATTCTTCCATATGTCTCAGTAGCCCATTACAGCGATCTCCAGAAGCTTATCTGGTCATTGATCTGAACACCACAATCTTCGTTATCACCatcacaaacacagaaattactatgtgctaggccctATTTTAACTCATTCtgtcctcacaataaccctataaaGTACTTATTAATGCTCccattttagatgaggaaacgAAGGCAAAGAGAAGTAAAGTGCCTTggccaaggtcatacagctattAAATCATAGGCTCTGAACACAAGCAGTCTTTACCCTTTACTATGGTATGCCAAagaagatattttgtttttagtaaggacactttaaaataaaagaagcatctgacaaaaattcatttaaatcatAAAGTAAAAAGCAATCTAAAAAGTATGCATTTAAGATGAAGTATATTTGCAATtcaatttaatttgaaaataagctATTACACTTTAAGACACTAGTAAGCTACTAGCACTGTTTTTACATGAATTTTCAGAAAGTActagattttaattcttttgagcTTTGATCACGATCACTACTAGGCAGAGTCCTGTCAGTCTTACGGGAATATACACACATGCGTGCCAAACACACTCCATGGGCTTAGTCAAAAATGCATTAAGTCGGGCGACGGCAGAAAAGACAAATTCATATCTCAATATTGCTAGGGATCTTATGGAATGAATAATAATTTCTAATGGCCTTCTATTTATCATCTCAGATAAAGGAAgctgatttttgttatttatatgtCTACTGCATGAGCATTCAGTAATCATTTGTCTGAATTTTTCTCAAAATAGTCAAACTATATTCTCAATGGGATCCAGTTGTTTAACCTtgcttttttcaaaagaaaattaatagaaaatagtGAAAATGTCTTACCTTCTATTCCCAATCTAATCTTCTTAAGACCCCTCTCCTTCAAAACTGATTTGGCCACATCTCTGTTTTCAATGTACTTGAAAAATCTATATAATTTTGTGCTATAAATAACTggaaacaaagagacaaaaatattttcttattaaaatcaaAGTACTTGGAGATGACTCAAGTTTATCTTGATCATCAAAGGGGCCTGACAGCCCTAAAAGCCCAAATAATGGATGCAGTGATGCCAAAGGATGACTAGCCAACATGACAGGACAATTCAGTACAGTTAATACATAAGCAAATGTCTACATAAGTTGAAACAAGAAAAGCTTTAATAACCAATCAGATAACCCAATCCATAGGAAGAATCTCCTTCTGAAAGATATATCATATACAAACTTATTGGAATGGGATCTGCCCCAATTTCTTCAAATAAAGAGAACCAAAAAAAAGGTATCACATGATTATCAAGCAGGCAAAGTAAAGGACTTTGCTCTGATGCCTACAAGGCCTCATCTGGAGGGGAAAAAACTGCCTTGTCAGAAAGTACAAAATGGATACATCTTGCATTTCATGGATTGAGCAACTATTAATAACTCCCCCAAAACAAAGGCCCACCccacaaactgttttccattcaGGCGAACAGTCCCATttaatatagatgttaaaaatggCAGATTCGAGCATGTTCTGCCTAGGTTAGTCTGTTTAGAGCAAACTGGCTTTGCAAAGGACAGACATTCCACTGACAACATGTTGAGTCTTCCAAATGTGCTGGGCACTTCAGGGAGTTAGACTGATGGACCTTCCTCGCCTTCTCTCTTTCAGGTGGAGTTATCTCCCTTAAAAGGTGAACTGCAAaggttttttcaaaaaaagaaaaacacactcaCAAACCAAACATGCTGGTTTCAGAgccaataaaaggaaaaaaacgtaTACAGAAGCTACTCATGGAGTAAATTTGTGATTATTACTACATCCTTAAGACTACTgatattattttaagataaagatTTTTTGACATCTCAGAATGGGTGGTGGTATAATGTCACATTTAGGAAAATCAGGCTGAAGAGACTATCTCATCTCTGTCTACTCAAATGTATCTTCTTTACATTGGAACATCTTGGCACAAAATGAAACATAGTTATAGACAAATTGAGTAAAAATGTTTCCAGTCCTTTTAAGCTTCAATGTTTAaggtaagaaacaaaaaacaaaccaaaaaacattgAAATGAAAAGCTCAATAACTAAAAAGGAAAAGCCCAGGTCTATTATTATTCCTGTATCACCATAATATCATTTCTGTGCTCTACAGCTGGCTCTACTCTCTCGGAGTCaaactttttgaaaagtaaaagtttgttcattcctttttctaCACAGAAAATGATTTAGtgtatttcttctgatttttggtaaccttttatttttcctgtgctTTGTTCAACTTTTTATTCCACATATTATTATAGAAAACCATTGTCAGCAAAGAGCCTAGGAATGAGGAAAtagtaacattttattattctaaCTGTCCACAGAAGAGTCAGAATAGTTGTTCAAGTGTATCATGCAAAGGAAATGTCTCAATGTAAATTCTGAAAAGCGCTACAATAACGTAATCTAATGAAAAtctttagaattaaaataaaaaagaataccacttagtctgctttatttttagaaaagggtaagtaaaatggaaaaatcagagCTTAAAGGGCTCCATACTTTCTATAATCGTGTACTTTTTACttaaaccctaatccttaccgagTCAACACAGACTGGAGGACAGAACAAGATGTTGGGCTATTTTACCTAGCTCCTCAAATCATTCTTTTAACTCTTTTTCTCAATCTATGAAGCTGTTCAAAAATActagattggggcttccctggtggcgcagtggtggagagtccgcctgccgatgcaggggacacgggctcgtgccccggtccgggaagatcccacgtgccgcggagcggctgggcccgtgagccatggccgctgagcctgcgcttccggagcctgtgctccgcaatgggagaggccacaacagtgagaggcccgcgtaccgcaaaaaaaaaaaaaaaaaaaaaaaatactagattgGGTTCaccatgaaaacaaaacaaaaccaatatgAGATAAAttttctaacagaaaaaaaaaaatcaaaaggttcTAATCAGAAAAGGTTTGGAAGCGCAATAAGAAAAAAGTTAGTCACTGCTGCTCAAGATGTGCCGTTTTGGTCAGAAATACCTAAAGTTCTGCAAAGCTTTTCGGAAGGGTCACTGTTATCCTCCAGGAACACTTATGACATTAAAAAAGGAATGTCTTAGAACTTAAAGTCATCTTTGCAATCACTGAGTTGAAGCTTctcattttatatacacatagaaattcatctaaaaaaaaacaacttatttttttattatctacTATTTCAGGATCTACTTCTCTTGGATGCttctaaatgcaaagaaaaaaaatcattaagatcCAGATACTCAACAAAAAGCAAACCATTTCTGTGCATGACATGGGCGGgtacactttttctgtaaagggccagatagtaaacacTTTGGGCTTTGCTAGCCATGCGGTCTTCATTCCAACTACTCCACTCTGCCATTGTAGCGCataagcagccacagacaatacatataactttgtttataaaaacaggcaaaaggctggatttggcccacaggctgtagtttgccaactcctggtaTAAGTAAGAGTTCAACATACTTTCTTTATAAAAACTGTCCTTTGATCAATATtgtaaaagataaagagaaaatctgtgatgatttgagagagaaaatatgCCACAGGACTTACTTTGTGAATATTCTTCTCCCATCTGTGGTGGATACTCTTCATCCCAATCAACCACATCATCGTCTGTAAGCACCACTATGTGGCATTCACGTTCCCCACTCTGGGCACTAGCTACCATGAGAGGCAGAATCATTTCTTCCAGGTAAAATTCGAACTGTCTACGAGC
Protein-coding regions in this window:
- the BTBD10 gene encoding BTB/POZ domain-containing protein 10 isoform X4 gives rise to the protein MVFVYENAKEGARNVRTSERVTLIVDNTRFVVDPSIFTAQPNTMLGRMFGSGREHNFTRPNEKGEYEVAEGIGSTVFRAILDYYKTGIIRCPDGISIPELREACDYLCISFEYSTIKCRDLSALMHELSNDGARRQFEFYLEEMILPLMVASAQSGERECHIVVLTDDDVVDWDEEYPPQMGEEYSQIIYSTKLYRFFKYIENRDVAKSVLKERGLKKIRLGIEGYPTYKEKVKKRPGGRPEVIYNYVQRPFIRMSWEKEEGKSRHVDFQCVKSKSITNLAAAAADIPQDQLVVMHPTPQVDELDILPIHPPSSNNDLDPDAQNPML